The following are from one region of the Mycetohabitans rhizoxinica HKI 454 genome:
- a CDS encoding neuraminidase-like domain-containing protein: protein MNADHPILSQLDETRRDALVQFYLGQIAPEQGIAAGQLTTPEDLYQYLLLDNQVSAKVTTSWVAEAIASLQQYIHGIYNGMEPGHATQAYERDDIDYWRHWQALYSVWGANQLLQSYPENYIDPTLRIKKTQIFKEFESSIAQARINSDRVRDAALDYLRRFEQVSNLKVLSGYIDGPSHRDADYYFIGQEKTAPHRYYWRKARVQLEPANTRLNPTAWDEWQLIDVAFSDNVSLIRPVCTGGRLFVVWVEQHPKVETMSDDGTINEYNYDLKLAYLNLNGQWSAPMTVGTRDAEKDDQPPFKLLAIAFESLSKQDTTLAVALTKDKEDENAITRAWNAVFDPIDLGKNEAVLKGLASERFSNPQTLQSRFVSWETVFEGIEFEVESVRWNKNPDDTYDNSWAPHTPNGGINPMLDLEVECVTKKEDILSLEGNIQYEVDFNIRGKCHAIRENRRIETLLVQYTLLDKASWDDLWLTLKLEVRPNNSNRSGPSQATFSITQNFFNFVAEVELFYEQSLITKLRAERNSTTTITFGLSDEIENHILKMSFNDVRDGAGFSFKINEKNKKYNFQSIYNRLVTYRHSFYAVPFGVWQRKGDHFQEQEELTVKRDPLTLNGGAVTGMVTTTRSENANWPYKHAFVFGVSKER from the coding sequence ATGAACGCCGATCACCCAATCTTGTCACAGCTTGACGAAACCCGCCGCGATGCGCTGGTGCAGTTTTATCTGGGGCAGATTGCCCCTGAGCAAGGTATTGCGGCCGGTCAACTTACCACACCGGAAGATCTGTATCAGTATCTGCTGCTGGACAATCAAGTCAGCGCAAAGGTCACCACCTCTTGGGTGGCTGAGGCGATTGCCAGTCTTCAGCAGTATATCCATGGCATCTACAATGGCATGGAGCCGGGCCATGCAACACAAGCCTATGAGCGTGACGACATTGACTATTGGCGCCACTGGCAGGCGCTGTATTCAGTCTGGGGTGCCAATCAGCTGCTGCAGTCGTATCCGGAAAACTATATTGATCCGACACTGCGCATTAAGAAGACGCAAATTTTTAAAGAGTTTGAATCGTCTATTGCGCAAGCGCGTATCAACAGCGATCGGGTGCGCGACGCGGCGCTCGACTACTTGAGGCGCTTTGAGCAAGTGAGCAACCTCAAAGTGCTCAGTGGCTACATCGATGGGCCCAGTCATCGTGATGCCGATTACTATTTTATCGGACAGGAAAAGACCGCGCCGCACCGCTACTATTGGCGCAAGGCGCGGGTGCAGCTTGAACCCGCCAACACGCGGCTCAATCCCACCGCGTGGGATGAATGGCAACTGATTGACGTTGCGTTTAGCGATAATGTCTCGCTGATTCGCCCAGTGTGCACCGGCGGCCGACTGTTCGTTGTGTGGGTCGAGCAGCATCCGAAAGTAGAAACGATGAGCGATGACGGGACGATTAACGAGTACAACTATGACCTCAAGCTCGCGTACCTGAACCTGAATGGTCAGTGGTCGGCGCCAATGACAGTGGGTACAAGGGACGCTGAGAAAGACGACCAGCCGCCGTTTAAGTTGCTCGCAATTGCGTTCGAAAGTCTCTCTAAACAAGACACCACATTAGCGGTAGCTTTAACAAAAGATAAGGAAGACGAAAACGCGATTACGCGTGCATGGAATGCCGTGTTTGATCCTATTGATTTAGGAAAAAATGAAGCTGTACTTAAGGGTTTGGCATCAGAACGGTTTTCCAATCCGCAAACGTTGCAAAGCCGGTTCGTCAGTTGGGAGACCGTTTTTGAGGGGATTGAGTTTGAGGTCGAGTCTGTCCGATGGAATAAAAATCCCGATGATACGTATGACAATAGTTGGGCACCACATACGCCAAATGGCGGCATCAACCCAATGCTTGATTTGGAAGTGGAATGCGTCACCAAAAAAGAAGACATTCTCTCTTTAGAAGGTAATATCCAGTACGAAGTTGACTTCAATATCCGCGGCAAATGCCATGCAATACGGGAAAACCGGCGCATTGAAACTCTGTTAGTGCAGTATACACTGCTAGATAAAGCATCATGGGATGATTTATGGTTGACGCTCAAGCTGGAGGTTCGGCCAAACAATAGTAATCGGTCTGGACCCAGTCAGGCAACATTCTCCATTACTCAAAATTTTTTCAATTTTGTTGCGGAAGTCGAGTTGTTTTATGAGCAAAGCTTAATTACGAAGTTAAGGGCCGAGCGAAATAGTACAACAACAATAACTTTTGGCCTGTCAGATGAAATTGAAAACCATATTTTGAAGATGTCATTTAATGATGTGCGAGATGGCGCAGGATTTTCATTTAAAATTAATGAAAAAAATAAAAAATATAACTTTCAATCAATTTATAATCGGCTGGTTACATATCGACACAGCTTTTATGCTGTGCCTTTTGGTGTCTGGCAGCGCAAAGGAGATCATTTTCAAGAACAAGAAGAGCTCACTGTTAAACGTGATCCATTGACACTAAACGGTGGCGCTGTGACGGGCATGGTCACTACGACTAGAAGCGAGAATGCCAATTGGCCTTACAAGCATGCATTTGTCTTTGGCGTGAGCAAAGAACGATGA